One Xenopus tropicalis strain Nigerian chromosome 8, UCB_Xtro_10.0, whole genome shotgun sequence genomic window carries:
- the slc25a29 gene encoding mitochondrial basic amino acids transporter has product MALDFFAGCAGGAAGVLVGHPFDTVKVRLQVQSVSNPKYRGTIHCFQSIIKQESTLGLYKGIGSPMMGLTFINALVFGVQGNTLRYLGKDTPLNQFLAGAAAGSIQCVICCPMELAKTRMQLQGTGEYKSRSKTYKNSLDCMVKIYRKEGVRGINRGMVTTFLRETPSFGFYFLTYDYLTRYLGCEINDTFIIPKLLFAGGMSGIVSWLSTYPIDVIKSRLQADGIGGVNNYNGIMDCVRKSYKEEGWRVFSRGLTSTLLRAFPVNAATFATVTLFLMYMRGENDISECDAGPAIQQPTSM; this is encoded by the exons ATGGCGCTGGATTTCTTTGCAGGATGCGCAGGAG GTGCAGCTGGTGTGCTAGTTGGACATCCGTTTGATACTGTTAAG gtGCGTCTTCAAGTTCAGAGTGTATCAAATCCCAAGTATCGCGGGACCATTCACTGCTTCCAGTCCATTATCAAGCAGGAAAGT accctAGGGCTCTACAAAGGAATTGGATCACCCATGATGGGACTTACATTTATCAATGCCCTTGTGTTTGGTGTTCAAGGAAACACACTAAGATATCTTGGCAAAGACACTCCATTAAACCAGTTTCTTGCAGGTGCCGCCGCTGGCTCCATTCAATGCGTCATCTGTTGCCCCATGGAATTAGCAAAAACAAGGATGCAACTTCAGGGAACAGGAGAATACAAATCCAGGTCAAAAACGTACAAAAACTCTCTGGACTGTATGGTGAAAATCTACCGCAAGGAAGGTGTGCGGGGTATTAATAGAGGGATGGTGACCACCTTCCTCAGGGAGACGCCAAGTTTTGGATTTTACTTCTTAACATATGATTACCTGACAAGGTATCTTGGCTGTGAAATTAATGACACTTTCATTATTCCCAAGCTTCTGTTTGCTGGAGGAATGTCTGGGATTGTATCATGGCTCTCCACCTATCCCATTGATGTGATCAAGTCAAGGCTTCAGGCAGATGGAATTGGAGGAGTGAATAATTATAATGGCATAATGGACTGTGTTCGAAAGAGTTACAAGGAAGAAGGCTGGAGAGTGTTTTCAAGAGGTCTGACCTCTACCTTACTCCGAGCCTTCCCGGTTAATGCGGCTACATTTGCCACAGTCACTTTGTTCCTTATGTACATGAGAGGAGAAAATGACATAAGTGAATGTGACGCTGGCCCAGCGATTCAGCAGCCAACTAGCATGTGA
- the slc25a29 gene encoding mitochondrial basic amino acids transporter isoform X1 gives MMGLTFINALVFGVQGNTLRYLGKDTPLNQFLAGAAAGSIQCVICCPMELAKTRMQLQGTGEYKSRSKTYKNSLDCMVKIYRKEGVRGINRGMVTTFLRETPSFGFYFLTYDYLTRYLGCEINDTFIIPKLLFAGGMSGIVSWLSTYPIDVIKSRLQADGIGGVNNYNGIMDCVRKSYKEEGWRVFSRGLTSTLLRAFPVNAATFATVTLFLMYMRGENDISECDAGPAIQQPTSM, from the coding sequence ATGATGGGACTTACATTTATCAATGCCCTTGTGTTTGGTGTTCAAGGAAACACACTAAGATATCTTGGCAAAGACACTCCATTAAACCAGTTTCTTGCAGGTGCCGCCGCTGGCTCCATTCAATGCGTCATCTGTTGCCCCATGGAATTAGCAAAAACAAGGATGCAACTTCAGGGAACAGGAGAATACAAATCCAGGTCAAAAACGTACAAAAACTCTCTGGACTGTATGGTGAAAATCTACCGCAAGGAAGGTGTGCGGGGTATTAATAGAGGGATGGTGACCACCTTCCTCAGGGAGACGCCAAGTTTTGGATTTTACTTCTTAACATATGATTACCTGACAAGGTATCTTGGCTGTGAAATTAATGACACTTTCATTATTCCCAAGCTTCTGTTTGCTGGAGGAATGTCTGGGATTGTATCATGGCTCTCCACCTATCCCATTGATGTGATCAAGTCAAGGCTTCAGGCAGATGGAATTGGAGGAGTGAATAATTATAATGGCATAATGGACTGTGTTCGAAAGAGTTACAAGGAAGAAGGCTGGAGAGTGTTTTCAAGAGGTCTGACCTCTACCTTACTCCGAGCCTTCCCGGTTAATGCGGCTACATTTGCCACAGTCACTTTGTTCCTTATGTACATGAGAGGAGAAAATGACATAAGTGAATGTGACGCTGGCCCAGCGATTCAGCAGCCAACTAGCATGTGA